Proteins from a single region of Desulfolutivibrio sulfoxidireducens:
- a CDS encoding dynamin family protein: MERLAGLAGKVSWPGADEARQTSAALLASLGEPFLFVVVGEVKTGKSSLVNALLGEVLCDVAPDPCTDRIRMIGYGEVASETAAGPYLVQARAPHDILREIAVVDTPGVDSIIDRHQEITERFIPKSDLVLFVFSAINPYSRSAWDFFSLVRSEWRRKVVFVLNQADLATPEQLRVNEASVRRLAIERGVDDPVIFAVSATLGLTDPEGGGIEKVRRYIREMVTGGGHYAQKMVSLGDAALRVTERLSDALAARKAELDRDTRQAEGIRARIASARTAAERETASLTARVAAAYVRMSQEFAAAFESELTFGNMIGRAVTGIFRRGSAGIDRRASELTRDFADKLTREVEDITRQGAAHVSESLLERVRPLLEELEGRARSSMAAGREGRDHAAFFEEREKVAREVKSRVEALLGEGGNLEGVSPRGFSGLDPKAAMGGALVVIGAVFAMSVKSVVVDVTGGLLAATGMVLAGGTLLWKRPRIMRAFRANLSEAGERLEQELSERLAARMEHLFAELAGRFEPLFLEIGERERIIEAQSREAAKLGREIGGFVGEIRSQTGESR, from the coding sequence TTGGAACGTCTGGCCGGATTGGCCGGAAAGGTTTCCTGGCCGGGCGCGGACGAGGCCAGGCAAACCTCCGCCGCCCTTCTGGCCAGCCTGGGAGAGCCCTTCCTGTTTGTGGTCGTGGGCGAGGTCAAGACCGGAAAAAGCAGTCTGGTCAACGCCCTCTTGGGCGAGGTCCTGTGCGACGTGGCCCCGGACCCATGCACCGATCGCATCCGCATGATCGGCTACGGCGAGGTGGCCTCCGAGACCGCGGCCGGGCCATATCTGGTCCAGGCCCGGGCGCCCCACGATATCCTGCGGGAGATCGCCGTGGTGGATACCCCGGGGGTGGACAGCATCATCGACCGCCACCAGGAAATCACCGAACGGTTCATTCCCAAAAGCGACCTGGTCCTTTTCGTTTTCTCGGCCATCAACCCCTATTCCCGTTCGGCCTGGGATTTTTTTTCATTGGTGCGTTCCGAATGGCGGCGCAAGGTGGTCTTTGTGCTGAACCAGGCCGATCTGGCCACCCCCGAGCAACTGCGGGTCAACGAGGCCTCGGTGCGTCGGCTGGCCATCGAACGCGGGGTGGATGACCCGGTGATCTTTGCCGTGTCGGCCACCCTGGGCCTGACCGACCCGGAAGGCGGCGGCATCGAGAAGGTGCGGCGCTACATCCGGGAGATGGTCACTGGCGGCGGACACTATGCCCAGAAAATGGTGTCCCTGGGCGACGCCGCCTTGCGGGTGACCGAGAGGCTGTCGGACGCGTTGGCGGCACGCAAGGCCGAGCTTGATCGGGATACGCGACAGGCCGAAGGAATCAGGGCCCGGATCGCGTCGGCCAGGACCGCCGCCGAACGCGAGACCGCGAGCCTGACGGCCCGGGTGGCGGCGGCCTACGTCCGCATGTCCCAGGAATTCGCGGCCGCGTTCGAGTCGGAACTGACTTTCGGGAACATGATCGGCCGGGCCGTGACCGGTATCTTTCGGCGCGGGTCGGCCGGCATCGACAGGCGGGCGTCCGAGTTGACAAGGGATTTTGCCGATAAACTCACCCGCGAGGTGGAGGACATCACCCGCCAGGGCGCGGCCCATGTGTCCGAGAGCCTTTTGGAACGGGTCCGGCCCCTTCTGGAGGAGCTTGAGGGGCGGGCCAGGTCCTCCATGGCGGCAGGTCGGGAAGGCCGGGATCATGCCGCGTTTTTCGAGGAACGCGAAAAGGTGGCCCGGGAGGTGAAAAGCCGGGTGGAGGCGCTTTTGGGAGAGGGCGGGAACCTTGAAGGCGTTTCTCCCCGGGGGTTTTCCGGCCTGGATCCCAAGGCGGCCATGGGCGGGGCCTTGGTGGTCATTGGCGCGGTGTTCGCCATGTCGGTCAAAAGCGTGGTGGTGGACGTGACCGGCGGGCTTTTGGCGGCCACGGGCATGGTGCTGGCCGGGGGAACCTTGCTGTGGAAGCGGCCCCGGATCATGCGGGCCTTTCGCGCGAACCTGTCCGAGGCCGGGGAGCGCCTGGAACAGGAGCTTTCCGAACGCCTCGCGGCGCGCATGGAGCATCTTTTCGCCGAGCTTGCGGGACGGTTCGAGCCGCTTTTTCTCGAGATCGGGGAGCGGGAGCGGATCATCGAGGCACAGTCCCGGGAGGCGGCAAAGCTTGGCCGGGAGATCGGGGGATTTGTCGGGGAGATCAGGAGCCAGACCGGGGAATCACGATAA
- a CDS encoding response regulator, whose product MRFLIVDDDEASRMILTAHLKGLGTCDVCSDGGQAVEAVARVLESGRTYDVVFMDIIMPGQDGHETLERIREMERRAAIPDEKRAKAIMATSMDDEDNTLTALFEDGASAYLVKPVAKTDLLAKLSALGIVPT is encoded by the coding sequence ATGCGTTTTTTGATCGTGGACGACGACGAGGCCAGCCGCATGATTCTCACGGCCCACCTCAAAGGATTGGGGACATGCGACGTCTGTAGCGACGGGGGCCAGGCCGTGGAGGCCGTGGCCCGGGTCCTGGAATCAGGCCGGACCTACGACGTCGTTTTCATGGACATTATCATGCCCGGTCAGGATGGACATGAAACCCTGGAGAGGATTCGGGAAATGGAGCGGCGAGCCGCGATTCCAGACGAGAAGCGGGCCAAGGCCATCATGGCCACCTCCATGGACGACGAGGACAACACCCTGACCGCGCTTTTCGAGGATGGGGCGTCCGCCTATCTGGTCAAGCCCGTGGCGAAAACGGATCTTCTGGCCAAACTTTCGGCTCTGGGGATCGTGCCGACGTAG
- a CDS encoding SpoIIE family protein phosphatase: MRIRWKLLLFLLIMVLPPVFLVRWYSIRETQALGRELAGAAAANSRDTAERELAQTVNLFAEAVNDTRDVLELALTLQAREAERLLVERPPGIEPVLFDTDYDRRDPRIGVLEPPRALPDSTGETKAKTVIPTTPDHLVFRLSPNADRQAALRDIGPLSRLLPTFRIIYLRHEPLLLWNYVSLDNGLHCAYPGHGGYPPDYDPRRRPWYTAVKAQGRGVWSIMVDANTSRTIATLSLPVHEPDGSIIGVTGVDFPLDTLLLESDLSRRWTPAVRSMLLRPATPEDGDSKAMVIVAMRDYMEDDRDWKTPLAMERLENEDPAAVRTMRDDVQAGRQGILEMPFRGVPSVWAYKPVIQDGLTLAVIVPQEVIVASSREAEASIIDRTRSMLRDTSLFALVINLLLVGAAAIASLTVTRPLARLAKAAATLAEGDLTARAEVASRDELGDLARAFNDMAPKLLERVKLKNDMALAMEVQRNLLPERPPVIPGLDIAAISLFCDETGGDYYDFLSFSRERGDTCDVVLGDVTGHGVSAALFMATGRALLHARADEDPDPARCITMVNRLLCRDTQLTGRFITLFFLSMNLDTGELTWVRAGHDPALLYDPGRDDFEELMGSGIPLGVEATWEYTENHRPGLCAGQLLVLGTDGIWEAMNPAGEMYGKDRFREVLRKNAGKTSQEIVDAVVDAVQDFVQPLRPEDDLTLVVIRALR, translated from the coding sequence ATGCGTATCAGATGGAAGCTGCTTCTTTTTCTGCTGATCATGGTCCTGCCGCCCGTGTTCCTGGTGCGCTGGTACTCCATTCGCGAGACCCAGGCCCTTGGACGCGAACTGGCCGGCGCCGCCGCCGCGAACTCCCGGGATACGGCCGAACGGGAACTGGCCCAGACCGTCAACCTCTTCGCCGAGGCCGTCAACGACACCCGCGACGTGCTGGAACTGGCCCTGACGCTTCAGGCCCGCGAGGCGGAACGCCTGCTGGTCGAACGTCCCCCCGGCATCGAACCGGTCCTCTTCGACACCGACTACGACCGCCGCGACCCGCGCATCGGCGTGCTCGAACCGCCGCGGGCCCTGCCCGACTCCACCGGCGAGACCAAGGCCAAGACGGTCATCCCGACAACCCCCGACCATCTGGTCTTCCGCCTGTCCCCGAACGCGGACAGGCAGGCCGCCCTGCGCGACATCGGCCCCCTGTCCCGGCTTTTGCCGACCTTCCGGATCATCTACCTGCGCCATGAACCGTTGCTCCTGTGGAACTACGTCAGCCTGGACAACGGCCTGCACTGCGCCTATCCCGGCCACGGCGGCTACCCCCCGGACTACGACCCCCGGCGCCGGCCCTGGTACACCGCGGTCAAGGCCCAGGGCCGGGGCGTCTGGAGTATCATGGTGGACGCCAACACCTCCCGGACCATCGCCACCCTGTCCCTGCCCGTGCATGAGCCGGACGGCTCCATCATCGGGGTCACGGGCGTGGACTTTCCCCTGGACACCCTGCTTCTGGAAAGCGACCTCTCCCGGCGTTGGACCCCGGCCGTGCGCTCCATGCTGCTGCGTCCGGCCACACCCGAGGACGGGGATTCCAAGGCCATGGTCATCGTGGCCATGCGCGACTACATGGAGGATGACCGGGATTGGAAGACGCCCCTGGCCATGGAGCGGCTGGAAAACGAGGATCCAGCGGCCGTGCGGACCATGCGGGACGACGTCCAGGCCGGCCGCCAGGGCATCCTGGAGATGCCCTTCCGGGGGGTGCCGAGCGTATGGGCCTACAAGCCGGTCATTCAGGACGGCCTGACCCTGGCGGTCATCGTGCCCCAGGAGGTCATCGTGGCTTCAAGCCGGGAAGCCGAGGCCAGCATCATCGACCGTACCAGGAGCATGCTGCGCGACACCAGCCTGTTCGCCCTGGTCATCAACCTGCTTTTGGTGGGCGCTGCGGCCATCGCCTCCCTGACCGTGACCCGGCCCCTCGCCAGGCTGGCCAAGGCCGCCGCCACCCTGGCCGAGGGCGACCTCACGGCCCGGGCCGAGGTCGCAAGCCGCGACGAACTGGGCGATCTGGCCCGGGCCTTCAACGACATGGCCCCCAAGCTTCTGGAGCGGGTCAAGCTCAAAAACGACATGGCCCTGGCCATGGAGGTCCAGCGCAACCTCCTGCCCGAACGGCCTCCGGTCATCCCCGGCCTGGACATCGCCGCCATAAGCCTTTTTTGCGACGAGACCGGCGGGGACTATTACGACTTTTTATCCTTTTCGCGCGAGCGTGGCGACACCTGCGACGTGGTTTTGGGCGACGTCACCGGGCACGGCGTCTCGGCGGCCCTGTTCATGGCCACGGGGCGGGCGCTTCTGCACGCCCGGGCCGACGAGGACCCCGACCCGGCCAGGTGCATCACCATGGTCAACCGGCTTTTGTGCCGGGACACCCAACTGACCGGCCGGTTCATCACCCTGTTTTTTTTGAGCATGAACCTCGATACCGGCGAACTCACCTGGGTGCGGGCCGGTCACGATCCGGCCCTGCTCTACGATCCCGGCCGCGACGATTTCGAGGAACTCATGGGCTCGGGCATTCCGCTTGGGGTGGAGGCGACCTGGGAATACACGGAAAACCACCGGCCCGGACTGTGTGCCGGCCAACTCCTGGTCCTTGGCACCGACGGCATCTGGGAGGCCATGAATCCGGCCGGGGAGATGTACGGCAAGGACCGTTTCCGGGAAGTCCTGCGCAAAAACGCCGGCAAGACCTCCCAGGAAATCGTGGACGCCGTGGTGGACGCCGTACAGGACTTCGTCCAACCTCTGCGTCCCGAGGACGACTTGACGCTTGTGGTCATCAGGGCGTTGCGATAA
- the rpsF gene encoding 30S ribosomal protein S6: protein MRKYETLLLFSPELASENLQEILETLKGVIEREQGSGLTLDDWGMRDLAYMVRKQTRGHYVRLEYALPPAGVAELERIVRITDGILKFVTVKLADKVAA, encoded by the coding sequence ATGCGTAAGTACGAGACGTTGTTGCTTTTTAGCCCCGAATTGGCCTCGGAGAACCTTCAGGAGATCCTGGAAACCCTCAAAGGGGTCATCGAACGCGAACAGGGAAGCGGCTTGACCCTGGACGACTGGGGCATGCGCGATCTGGCCTACATGGTGCGCAAACAGACCCGCGGCCACTACGTGCGTCTGGAATACGCCCTGCCGCCGGCAGGGGTGGCCGAACTGGAGCGCATCGTGCGCATCACCGACGGCATTTTGAAGTTCGTCACCGTCAAGCTGGCCGACAAGGTCGCTGCATAG
- the rpsR gene encoding 30S ribosomal protein S18 produces the protein MAFKKKFTPKKKFCRFCANKNLPLDYKRADILKDFITDRGKIIARRITGTCAKCQRRLTTEIKRARQMALLCYTATHSLEYRKKM, from the coding sequence ATGGCTTTCAAGAAAAAATTCACGCCCAAAAAGAAGTTCTGCCGGTTTTGCGCCAACAAGAACCTGCCGCTTGATTACAAGCGCGCCGATATCCTGAAGGACTTCATCACCGATCGGGGCAAGATCATCGCCCGCCGGATCACCGGGACCTGCGCCAAGTGCCAGCGACGTCTGACCACCGAGATCAAGCGCGCCCGTCAGATGGCCCTTTTGTGCTACACCGCGACGCATAGCCTCGAGTATCGCAAGAAAATGTAA
- the rplI gene encoding 50S ribosomal protein L9 has protein sequence MQLILRADVENLGSLGEVVTVKPGYGRNYLVPQGLAMPASEANLKVFDRERKKLQARMDSVRSAAQDVADKLAALALTIEVRVGENDKLYGSVTSAQIADLLAASGVEIDRKKIVLDDPIRALGDYVVEVKLHADVRGKVAVKVIKQGGHEPQAPEAASDSGTTAEEAAS, from the coding sequence ATGCAACTCATTCTTCGCGCCGACGTGGAAAACCTTGGCAGCCTCGGCGAGGTGGTCACGGTCAAGCCCGGCTACGGCAGAAACTACCTCGTGCCCCAGGGCCTGGCCATGCCCGCCTCCGAGGCCAACCTCAAGGTCTTTGACCGGGAGCGCAAAAAACTCCAGGCCAGGATGGATTCCGTCCGTTCCGCCGCCCAGGATGTGGCCGACAAACTGGCCGCCTTGGCCCTGACCATCGAGGTCCGGGTCGGCGAGAACGACAAGCTCTACGGTTCGGTCACCTCGGCCCAGATCGCCGACCTTCTGGCCGCCTCCGGCGTCGAGATCGATCGGAAGAAAATCGTTCTGGATGATCCCATCCGAGCCCTCGGCGACTACGTCGTGGAGGTGAAGCTCCACGCCGACGTGCGCGGCAAGGTCGCGGTCAAGGTGATCAAGCAGGGCGGTCACGAGCCCCAGGCGCCCGAAGCGGCAAGCGATAGTGGAACCACAGCGGAAGAAGCCGCGAGCTAA
- the dnaB gene encoding replicative DNA helicase — protein MEPQRKKPRAKAAGYPDGQSVTGKTLDRVSSDLLRKLPPQNLDAEKAVLGGVLLKNTVLFSLIDLVGEDDFYSPVHKTIYRAFLDLSRKNAAIDMVTLADELSKAGRLEEVGGPLYLAELAQSTVGAANALHHARIVREKSVQRRLIGAATDIITRCFEATQDINQLLDESEQAIFAIADAKTVQGVKSSKELVAAVFEQIEKRMESKELVTGVPTGYYQFDEYTAGLQPSDLIIIAGRPSMGKTAFALNVAMRSAAMHGVPTAIFSLEMSMEQLMQRMLCSWAKVDLSRLRRGRLDDDDWARLYEAANNLSPAPIFIDDTAALTTMEMRARCRRLKAEHGLGLVVVDYLQLMRASRHIDSREQEISDISRNLKALAKELHLPVVALSQLNRKVEERGDKRPMMSDLRESGAIEQDADVIIFLYRAAAYKRKEELTPEDNVAEIIIGKQRNGPTGMVKLTFFKEYTAFENLSDIPPPSEYGA, from the coding sequence GTGGAACCACAGCGGAAGAAGCCGCGAGCTAAGGCCGCCGGATATCCGGACGGCCAATCGGTGACCGGGAAGACCCTGGATCGGGTTTCCTCGGACCTTTTGCGCAAGCTCCCCCCCCAGAACCTGGACGCCGAAAAGGCGGTTTTGGGGGGGGTTTTGCTGAAAAATACCGTTCTTTTTTCCCTCATCGACCTCGTTGGCGAGGATGATTTCTATTCCCCGGTCCACAAGACCATCTATCGCGCCTTTCTCGATCTCTCCCGAAAAAACGCGGCCATCGACATGGTCACCCTGGCCGACGAGCTGTCCAAGGCCGGACGCCTGGAGGAGGTCGGGGGGCCCCTGTATCTGGCCGAACTGGCCCAGTCCACCGTGGGCGCGGCCAACGCCCTGCACCATGCCCGCATCGTCCGGGAAAAGTCCGTGCAGCGGCGGCTCATCGGCGCGGCCACGGACATCATCACCCGCTGCTTCGAGGCCACCCAGGACATCAATCAACTGCTGGACGAATCCGAACAGGCCATTTTTGCCATCGCCGACGCCAAGACCGTCCAGGGCGTCAAGTCCAGCAAGGAACTGGTGGCCGCCGTCTTCGAGCAGATCGAAAAGCGCATGGAGAGCAAGGAACTGGTCACCGGGGTGCCCACCGGCTACTACCAGTTCGACGAATACACCGCGGGGCTTCAACCCTCGGACCTGATCATCATCGCCGGACGCCCCAGCATGGGCAAGACCGCCTTCGCCCTGAACGTGGCCATGCGCTCGGCGGCCATGCACGGCGTGCCCACGGCGATTTTTTCCCTGGAGATGTCCATGGAGCAGCTCATGCAACGCATGCTGTGCTCCTGGGCCAAGGTGGACCTAAGCCGCCTGCGCCGGGGCCGGCTGGACGACGACGACTGGGCCAGGCTCTACGAGGCGGCCAACAATCTCTCCCCGGCGCCCATCTTCATCGACGACACCGCCGCCCTGACCACCATGGAGATGCGCGCCCGCTGCCGCCGCCTCAAGGCCGAACACGGCCTGGGCCTGGTGGTGGTGGACTATCTCCAGCTCATGCGCGCCTCGCGGCACATCGATTCCCGCGAACAGGAAATTTCCGACATCTCCCGGAACCTCAAGGCCCTGGCCAAGGAACTGCATCTGCCTGTCGTGGCCCTGTCCCAGCTCAACCGCAAGGTCGAGGAGCGCGGCGACAAGCGGCCCATGATGTCCGATCTGCGCGAGTCCGGAGCCATCGAACAGGACGCGGACGTGATCATCTTTTTGTATCGCGCCGCGGCCTACAAGCGCAAAGAGGAACTCACCCCCGAGGACAATGTGGCCGAGATCATCATCGGCAAGCAGCGAAACGGCCCCACGGGCATGGTCAAGCTGACCTTTTTCAAGGAATACACGGCATTCGAGAATTTGTCGGACATCCCTCCGCCATCCGAATACGGCGCGTGA
- a CDS encoding phenylacetate--CoA ligase family protein: MFYDDAEKWSRQEIEKAQVQRLRRTLARAAGSRFYGDLFRAKAIDPDTIHTLDDVRRIPFTTKADLRAAYPDGLLAMPVKDMVRMHVSSGTTGAPTVIYHTKNDLSWWASLMARCMYMVGIRPSDVFQNMSGYGLFTGGLGIHYGAERLGCLTIPAGAGNSMRQIKLITDFHVTAVHIIPSYAMHLANVVREMGMDPKDLPIRFALVGAEPYTEESRRRLEALYDMKVYNSYGLSEMNGPGVAFECPEQHGMHLWEDAYIAEIVDPETGDPVPDGELGELVMTTLGREGMPIIRYRTRDLTRFLPGPCPCGRVHRRIDRIAGRCDDMIIIKGVNIYPMQVEAILMAMPEVGQNYLIELDRVGDMDQIKVKVELKDEYFVEDMRALTALQKRITARLRDEILVTPKVELVEAKSLPRAEGKAKRVVDNRGAMS; encoded by the coding sequence GTGTTTTACGACGATGCCGAAAAATGGTCGCGCCAGGAGATCGAAAAGGCCCAGGTCCAGCGCCTGCGCCGCACCCTTGCCCGGGCCGCCGGCTCCCGCTTCTACGGCGATCTCTTTCGCGCCAAGGCCATTGATCCCGACACGATACACACCTTGGACGACGTCCGGCGCATCCCCTTCACCACCAAGGCCGACCTGCGCGCCGCCTATCCCGACGGCCTTTTGGCCATGCCCGTCAAGGACATGGTGCGCATGCACGTGTCTTCCGGAACCACGGGCGCGCCAACCGTCATCTACCATACGAAAAACGACCTTTCCTGGTGGGCCTCGCTCATGGCCAGGTGCATGTACATGGTCGGCATCCGGCCCTCCGACGTGTTCCAGAACATGTCCGGGTACGGGCTTTTCACCGGAGGCCTGGGCATCCACTACGGGGCCGAGCGCCTGGGCTGCCTGACCATCCCGGCCGGGGCCGGCAACAGCATGCGCCAGATCAAGCTGATCACCGATTTCCACGTCACGGCCGTGCACATCATCCCGTCCTACGCCATGCACCTGGCCAATGTGGTCCGGGAAATGGGCATGGACCCGAAAGACCTGCCCATCCGCTTCGCCCTGGTCGGGGCCGAGCCCTATACCGAGGAGTCCAGGCGGCGGCTCGAGGCCCTCTATGACATGAAGGTCTACAACTCCTACGGCCTCTCGGAGATGAACGGCCCCGGCGTGGCCTTCGAATGCCCCGAGCAGCACGGCATGCACCTGTGGGAGGACGCCTATATCGCCGAGATCGTGGACCCCGAGACCGGGGATCCGGTTCCTGACGGCGAACTCGGGGAACTGGTCATGACCACGCTTGGCCGCGAGGGCATGCCCATCATCCGCTACCGCACCCGGGACCTGACCCGCTTTCTGCCCGGTCCCTGCCCCTGCGGCCGGGTCCACCGGCGCATCGACCGCATCGCCGGGCGCTGCGACGACATGATCATCATCAAGGGCGTCAACATCTATCCCATGCAGGTGGAGGCCATCCTCATGGCCATGCCCGAGGTCGGCCAGAACTACCTCATCGAACTCGACCGCGTCGGGGACATGGACCAGATCAAGGTCAAGGTGGAGCTCAAGGACGAATACTTCGTCGAGGACATGCGCGCCCTGACCGCCCTGCAAAAACGCATCACCGCGCGGCTTCGCGACGAGATCCTGGTCACCCCGAAGGTGGAACTGGTCGAGGCCAAAAGCCTGCCCCGGGCCGAGGGCAAGGCCAAACGGGTCGTCGACAACCGGGGGGCCATGTCGTGA
- a CDS encoding DUF456 domain-containing protein: MSYVGATLFLALLLAVLGLHVLSLPANWILFGLVALWGWLVPGAHFGWQFYAILAGLAVVGEVIEFAAQYFGAKKYGATGKGNLGGMIGAILGAILGAPFFFGLGALLGAVAGAFFGCYFFERQHGRDKAEATRAAWGTLYGKVLGMAVKIGLGGAMWISAVRKIWP, translated from the coding sequence GTGAGCTATGTGGGCGCGACGCTGTTTCTGGCCTTGCTCTTGGCCGTGCTCGGGCTGCATGTCTTAAGCCTTCCGGCCAACTGGATCCTCTTTGGGCTGGTGGCCCTGTGGGGCTGGCTGGTCCCGGGGGCCCACTTCGGCTGGCAGTTCTACGCCATCCTGGCCGGCCTGGCCGTGGTCGGGGAGGTGATCGAGTTCGCGGCCCAGTATTTCGGGGCCAAGAAATACGGGGCCACGGGCAAGGGCAACCTGGGCGGAATGATCGGCGCGATCCTCGGGGCCATCCTCGGCGCGCCGTTTTTCTTCGGCCTGGGGGCGCTTCTCGGGGCCGTTGCCGGGGCCTTTTTCGGATGCTATTTCTTCGAACGCCAGCACGGTCGGGACAAGGCCGAGGCCACGCGCGCGGCCTGGGGCACCCTGTACGGCAAGGTGCTGGGCATGGCGGTCAAGATCGGCCTGGGCGGGGCCATGTGGATCTCCGCCGTGCGCAAAATCTGGCCATAG
- the thrC gene encoding threonine synthase, translating to MLTGGDFPKYRGRMEYVCLGCGQRYDIRELLYTCPKCGDVFVLEDTTFDTLAEFPPSYWQSLFDKRAATRTTALRGIFRFHELTAPAVEEQDIVYLGEGHTPIIAASDALRESLGVPFFYKNDGQNPSASFKDRGMACAFSYLKHLVRANDWDSVLTVCASTGDTSASAALYAAYVGGPIKSAVILPKGKVTPQQLAQPLGSGATVLEVPGVFDDCMKVVEYLADNYRVALLNSKNAWRILGQESYAFEIAQWRAYDTYRTCVFVPIGNAGNITAIMGGFLKLKRLGIIPSLPRIFGVQSEHADPVYRYYAVSEPKKRRYQPVAVSPSVAQAAMIGNPVSFPRVKYFAEQYEKIGGPGSFQVIQVREQDIIEGMLLANRHGHISCTQGGECLAGLRAAVELGLVEPSEEAILDATAHHLKFIGFQEMYYTNSFPPEYGITPRSGFVNAPEAIIGDKDKATLSPADYTAKAAKAVVARLGLTGKG from the coding sequence ATGCTTACCGGCGGTGATTTTCCCAAATACCGGGGGCGGATGGAATACGTCTGCCTGGGGTGCGGACAGCGTTACGACATCCGCGAACTGCTCTATACCTGCCCCAAATGCGGCGACGTCTTTGTGCTCGAGGACACCACCTTCGACACCCTGGCGGAATTTCCCCCAAGCTACTGGCAAAGCCTCTTCGACAAGCGGGCCGCCACCCGGACCACTGCCCTGCGCGGCATCTTCCGCTTTCACGAGCTGACCGCGCCCGCTGTCGAGGAACAGGACATCGTCTATCTCGGCGAGGGCCATACCCCCATCATCGCCGCCAGCGACGCCCTGCGCGAGTCCCTCGGCGTGCCTTTTTTCTACAAAAACGACGGCCAGAACCCCAGCGCCTCCTTCAAGGACCGGGGCATGGCCTGCGCCTTTAGCTACTTAAAACACCTCGTGCGGGCCAACGACTGGGATTCGGTGCTGACCGTGTGCGCCTCCACCGGCGACACCTCCGCCTCCGCGGCCCTCTATGCCGCCTACGTGGGCGGTCCCATCAAAAGCGCGGTGATCCTGCCCAAGGGCAAGGTCACGCCTCAGCAACTGGCCCAGCCCCTGGGCAGCGGGGCCACCGTGCTCGAGGTTCCCGGGGTCTTCGACGACTGCATGAAGGTGGTGGAATATCTGGCCGACAACTACCGGGTGGCGCTTTTAAACTCCAAAAACGCCTGGCGCATCCTGGGCCAGGAGTCCTACGCCTTCGAGATCGCCCAGTGGCGGGCCTACGACACCTACCGCACCTGCGTGTTCGTGCCCATCGGCAACGCCGGAAACATCACGGCCATCATGGGCGGTTTCCTCAAGCTCAAACGCCTGGGGATCATCCCCTCCCTGCCGCGCATCTTCGGGGTGCAGTCCGAACACGCCGATCCCGTCTACCGCTACTATGCCGTCAGCGAGCCAAAAAAACGGCGCTACCAGCCGGTCGCGGTCTCCCCCAGCGTGGCCCAGGCAGCCATGATCGGCAATCCCGTGTCCTTTCCCCGGGTCAAGTATTTCGCCGAACAGTACGAGAAAATCGGCGGTCCCGGCAGCTTCCAGGTCATCCAGGTCAGGGAGCAGGACATCATCGAGGGCATGCTTCTGGCCAACCGCCACGGCCACATCAGTTGCACCCAGGGCGGGGAATGCCTGGCCGGACTGCGCGCCGCCGTGGAACTGGGGCTCGTCGAACCCTCCGAAGAGGCCATCCTGGACGCCACGGCCCATCACCTCAAGTTCATCGGCTTCCAGGAAATGTACTACACCAATTCCTTCCCGCCCGAATACGGCATCACGCCCCGCTCTGGCTTCGTCAATGCCCCCGAGGCGATCATTGGCGACAAGGACAAGGCTACCCTGTCCCCGGCCGACTATACCGCCAAGGCCGCCAAGGCCGTGGTGGCCCGCCTCGGGCTGACCGGCAAGGGATAG